A section of the Rattus norvegicus strain BN/NHsdMcwi chromosome 15, GRCr8, whole genome shotgun sequence genome encodes:
- the Or10g1 gene encoding olfactory receptor Olr1642: protein MKRNRNTSLDTVVTDFLLLGLAHPPNLRTFLFLVFFLIYILTQLGNLLILLTVWADPKLHARPMYILLGVLSFLDMWLSSVIVPQLILNFTPASKAIPFGGCVAQLYFFHFLGSTQCFLYTLMAYDRYLAICQPLRYPVLMNGKLCTILVAGAWVAGSIHGSIQATLTFRLPYCGPNQIDYFICDIPAVLRLACADTAINELVTFVDIGVVAASCFLLILLSYANIVHAILKIRTADGRRRAFSTCGSHLTVVTVYYVPCIFIYLRAGSKSSFDGAVAVFYTVVTPLLNPLIYTLRNQEVKAALKRLRAGRGHVGGDK, encoded by the coding sequence atgaaaagaaacagaaacacatcACTGGACACTGTGGTGACAGATTTCCTTCTCCTGGGCTTGGCTCATCCTCCAAATCTAAGAACGTTCCTCTTCCTGGTCTTCTTCCTCATTTACATCCTGACACAGCTGGGGAACCTGCTCATCCTGCTCACGGTGTGGGCTGACCCCAAGCTGCATGCCCGCCCCATGTACATTCTGCTGGGCGTGCTCTCCTTCCTGGACATGTGGCTCTCCTCAGTCATTGTCCCTCAACTTATTTTAAACTTCACTCCTGCCAGCAAGGCTATCCCATTTGGTGGCTGTGTAGCTCAACTCTATTTTTTCCACTTCCTAGGCAGCACCCAGTGCTTCCTCTATACCTTGATGGCCTATGACAGGTACCTGGCAATATGTCAGCCTCTTCGCTACCCTGTGCTCATGAATGGGAAGTTATGCACAATCCTGGTGGCTGGAGCTTGGGTGGCTGGCTCCATCCATGGGTCTATTCAAGCCACCCTGACCTTCCGATTGCCCTACTGTGGGCCCAACCAAATAGATTATTTTATCTGTGACATTCCTGCAGTGCTGAGACTGGCCTGTGCTGATACAGCAATCAATGAACTGGTGACCTTTGTGGACATTGGGGTAGTGGCTGCCAGTTGCTTCCTGCTGATTCTGCTCTCCTACGCCAACATAGTTCATGCCATCCTGAAGATACGCACTGCAGATGGCAGGAGACGTGCCTTCTCCACCTGTGGCTCCCATCTCACTGTGGTCACAGTCTACTATGTCCCCTGTATTTTCATCTACCTTCGGGCAGGTTCCAAGAGTTCCTTTGACGGAGCGGTTGCTGTATTTTACACTGTTGTCACTCCATTACTGAATCCCCTCATCTACACTCTGAGGAACCAGGAAGTGAAGGCTGCCCTGAAGAGGCTAAGAGCAGGTAGAGGGCATGTGGGTGGAGACAAGTAG
- the Or10g1b gene encoding olfactory receptor Olr1641: MRRNRNTSLDTVVTDFLLLGLAHPPNLRTFLFLVFLLIYILTQLGNLLILLTVWADPKLHARPMYILLGVLSFLDMWLSSVIVPRIILNFTPANKAIAFGGCVAQLYFFHFLGSTQCFLYTLMAYDRYLAICQPLRYPVLMNGKLCTILVAGAWVAGSIHGSIQATLTFRLPYCGPKEVDYFFCDIPAVLRLACADTAINELVTFVDIGVVAASCFLLILLSYANIVHAILKIRTADGRRRAFSTCGSHLTVVTVYYVPCIFIYLRAGSKSSFDGAVAVFYTVVTPLLNPLIYTLRNQEVNSALKRLRAGRGNVGGDK, translated from the coding sequence atgagaagaaacagaaacacatCACTGGACACTGTGGTGACAGATTTCCTTCTCCTGGGCTTGGCTCATCCCCCAAATCTAAGAACGTTCCTCTTCCTGGTCTTCCTCCTCATTTACATCCTGACACAGTTGGGGAACCTGCTCATCCTGCTCACAGTGTGGGCTGACCCCAAGCTGCATGCCCGCCCCATGTACATTCTGCTGGGCGTGCTCTCCTTCCTGGACATGTGGCTCTCCTCAGTCATTGTCCCTCGAATTATTTTAAACTTCACTCCTGCCAACAAGGCTATCGCATTTGGTGGCTGTGTAGCTCAACTCTATTTTTTCCACTTCCTGGGCAGCACCCAGTGCTTCCTCTATACCTTGATGGCCTATGACAGGTACCTGGCAATATGTCAGCCTCTTCGCTACCCTGTGCTCATGAATGGGAAGTTATGCACAATCCTGGTGGCTGGAGCTTGGGTGGCTGGCTCCATCCATGGGTCTATTCAAGCCACTCTGACCTTCCGATTGCCCTACTGTGGGCCTAAGGAAGTGGATTACTTCTTCTGTGACATTCCTGCAGTGCTGAGACTGGCCTGTGCTGATACAGCAATCAATGAACTGGTGACCTTTGTGGACATTGGGGTAGTGGCTGCCAGTTGCTTCCTGCTGATTCTGCTCTCCTACGCCAACATAGTTCATGCCATCCTGAAGATACGCACTGCAGATGGCAGGAGACGTGCCTTCTCCACCTGTGGCTCCCATCTCACTGTGGTCACAGTCTACTATGTCCCCTGTATTTTCATCTACCTTCGGGCAGGTTCCAAGAGTTCCTTTGACGGAGCAGTTGCTGTATTTTACACTGTTGTCACTCCATTACTGAATCCCCTCATCTACACTCTGAGGAACCAGGAAGTGAATTCTGCCCTGAAGAGGCTAAGAGCAGGTAGAGGGAATGTGGGTGGAGACAAGTAG